One genomic segment of Alphaproteobacteria bacterium includes these proteins:
- a CDS encoding ATP-binding protein translates to MTTLYLISGKIGAGKSTLAKQLAARPATLLISEDHWTSHLFADQLRTIDDYRRLSARLRAAMAPHIVAILKLGLSVVLDFPANTPTQRGWMRGLIEATQVAHELHLLDMPDALCLQRLRQRNASGEHPFQVSDADFAQFTRHFTLPSPEEGFNVVVHAP, encoded by the coding sequence ATGACCACGCTCTATCTCATCAGCGGCAAGATCGGCGCCGGCAAGTCGACCCTGGCGAAGCAGCTGGCGGCGCGGCCGGCCACCCTGCTGATCAGCGAGGATCACTGGACCTCGCATCTCTTCGCCGACCAGCTGCGCACGATCGACGATTACCGCCGCCTGTCGGCGCGGCTGCGCGCGGCGATGGCGCCGCACATCGTCGCCATCCTGAAGCTCGGCCTGTCGGTGGTGCTGGATTTCCCGGCCAACACGCCGACGCAGCGCGGCTGGATGCGCGGGCTGATCGAGGCGACGCAGGTGGCGCACGAGCTGCACCTGCTCGACATGCCCGACGCGCTCTGCCTGCAGCGGCTGCGCCAGCGCAATGCCAGCGGCGAGCATCCCTTCCAGGTCAGCGACGCCGACTTCGCGCAGTTCACCCGGCACTTCACGCTGCCTTCGCCCGAGGAGGGCTTCAACGTCGTGGTCCACGCGCCCTGA
- a CDS encoding tetratricopeptide repeat protein — protein MRLKIVGMALALLCATSPAAAQDRGENWRLCANKDRAPPDVPIKACTAIIEAAQETPIDLASAYYNRGIAHDDKKMYDQAIADYSEAIRLDPSDASHFYNRGNSHSAKRDHARAIADYSEAIRIKPDHASAWGNRGNQWQRQGQFDKALADYTGALRINPRHLNSLSSRCWTYVRLDRLEDALADCDASLGLRPRHADTLDSRGFVHLRMGNLDAAIADYDAALLLDPRQATSLYGRGIAKRRKGDAAGAALDIEAAVKLSANIAREMQRYGLK, from the coding sequence ATGCGGTTGAAGATCGTTGGCATGGCGCTGGCGTTGCTGTGCGCGACGTCCCCGGCGGCGGCGCAGGATCGCGGCGAGAACTGGCGGCTGTGCGCCAACAAGGACCGCGCGCCGCCCGACGTGCCGATCAAGGCCTGCACGGCGATCATCGAGGCGGCGCAGGAAACGCCGATCGATCTTGCCTCGGCCTACTACAATCGCGGCATCGCGCACGACGACAAGAAGATGTACGACCAGGCGATCGCCGACTACAGCGAGGCGATCCGGCTCGATCCCAGCGACGCCAGCCACTTCTACAATCGCGGCAACAGCCACAGCGCCAAGCGCGACCACGCGCGTGCCATCGCCGACTACAGCGAGGCGATCCGCATCAAGCCCGACCACGCCAGCGCCTGGGGCAATCGCGGCAACCAGTGGCAGCGCCAGGGCCAGTTCGACAAGGCGCTGGCGGACTACACCGGCGCGCTGCGCATCAATCCGCGGCACCTCAACTCGCTGAGCAGCCGCTGCTGGACCTATGTGCGGCTCGACCGGCTGGAGGATGCGCTGGCCGATTGCGACGCCTCGCTCGGCCTGCGGCCCCGGCACGCCGACACGCTCGACAGCCGCGGCTTCGTGCATCTGCGGATGGGCAATCTCGACGCGGCGATCGCCGACTACGACGCGGCGCTTCTCCTCGATCCGCGACAGGCGACCTCGCTCTACGGCCGCGGCATCGCAAAGCGGCGCAAGGGCGACGCCGCGGGCGCCGCCCTCGACATCGAAGCGGCGGTGAAGCTCAGCGCCAACATCGCGCGCGAGATGCAGCGATACGGGCTGAAGTGA
- a CDS encoding PAS domain S-box protein has translation MSAAVALWRQRREYLGAIGRKGALLAAVAGLLLLLAFAAAVATVQSLSRPAKPYESVTAELAQLLTEVGGSGMALLAAIATIDGVGRMDEARERWQMASARIGQFCDGRDRADGVPRIYLCDRLLGARASIDRDLLRTYPLSAADIDRVATELTRLVDFLRAYGRAHREQAAEAQAAIGEQRSLMVMLVIGTGGAMAASFVLFYVVAGAATANRNGRLAAERSEKAAIETRQQLMEAIEAIPVGFGLYDRDGRMVMFNERLAALSPQSYTPDIVGLHFEEIIDRHMACRQTDEEERRRVGDRLRARFRSQQPGDLQWMPGGRYFESNEIHTPSGYIASCRVDITALKQREAELEASEARYRQVVDSMIDAVFTSGSDGLTYVSGAAQPVLGMPAGEAIGLKPADMFHAEDMPRMLDCLRALRRDPGSVQTVRLRTGGRLASGRWIEMRFTASGPADSRGHYPLIGVLRDIDAQVQLEQAQRDDMMKMRSIVESSGALIALVDGEQRVVLANRTFLDAAGRTLGQVIGRRYEEVVDCGDAAPALAAWLAGEQRETFAFDQVIRSGGRRRVVRVSASHVHDVDGRVNYSLLLGVDETERRQAETRAIDASRLATLGEMATGMAHEINQPLTVVQFAVDAIEADLEDNLHRDDPETYVAEAARHIARVRNQAQRAAGIVRRLQGFARRGDEVAQAFDVAEAIRVGVDLVAEQMRLERIAVALDLPADLPPVHGHATRLQQVVINLMINARDAIVEARAGAEGPVRHERIDIRAAHDMKADRVVIEIADSGSGIPEHVLPRLFESFFTTKPRGKGTGLGLSISTDIVAEMKGAITAENRAQGGALFRLSFPTIERIPAAA, from the coding sequence ATGAGCGCAGCCGTCGCCCTGTGGCGGCAGCGCCGCGAGTATCTCGGCGCCATCGGCCGCAAGGGCGCACTGCTGGCGGCGGTCGCCGGGCTCCTCCTGCTGCTGGCCTTCGCCGCCGCCGTGGCGACGGTACAGTCGCTCAGCCGGCCGGCGAAGCCCTATGAAAGCGTGACGGCCGAGCTCGCCCAGCTGCTGACCGAGGTCGGCGGCTCCGGCATGGCGCTGCTGGCCGCGATCGCCACGATCGATGGCGTGGGGCGCATGGACGAGGCGCGCGAGCGCTGGCAGATGGCGTCCGCCCGCATCGGCCAATTCTGCGATGGCAGGGACAGGGCCGACGGCGTGCCGCGAATCTACCTGTGCGACCGCCTGCTCGGCGCGCGCGCGTCGATCGATCGCGACCTGCTGCGCACCTATCCGCTATCCGCCGCCGACATCGACCGCGTCGCGACCGAGCTGACGCGCCTGGTCGACTTCCTCAGAGCCTATGGCCGCGCGCATCGCGAGCAGGCCGCCGAGGCCCAGGCCGCGATCGGCGAGCAGCGTTCGCTGATGGTGATGCTGGTGATCGGCACCGGCGGCGCCATGGCCGCGAGCTTCGTGCTGTTCTACGTCGTCGCCGGCGCCGCCACCGCCAATCGCAACGGCCGCCTGGCGGCCGAGCGCTCGGAGAAGGCGGCGATCGAGACCCGCCAGCAGCTGATGGAGGCGATCGAGGCGATTCCGGTGGGCTTCGGCCTCTACGACCGCGACGGCCGCATGGTGATGTTCAACGAGCGCCTGGCCGCGCTCAGCCCGCAGAGCTATACGCCCGACATCGTCGGGCTGCACTTCGAGGAGATCATCGACCGGCACATGGCCTGCCGCCAGACCGACGAGGAGGAGCGCCGGCGTGTCGGCGACCGGCTGCGCGCCCGTTTCCGCAGCCAGCAGCCCGGAGACCTGCAATGGATGCCGGGCGGCCGCTATTTCGAGTCGAACGAGATCCATACGCCGAGCGGCTACATCGCCTCGTGTCGGGTCGACATCACGGCGCTTAAGCAGCGCGAGGCTGAGCTCGAGGCGAGCGAGGCGCGCTACCGACAGGTCGTCGACTCGATGATCGACGCCGTCTTCACCTCGGGTTCGGACGGGCTGACCTATGTCAGCGGCGCCGCGCAGCCCGTGCTCGGCATGCCGGCCGGCGAGGCTATCGGCCTGAAGCCCGCCGACATGTTCCACGCCGAGGACATGCCGCGCATGCTGGATTGCCTGCGCGCCCTGCGCCGCGATCCCGGCTCGGTGCAGACCGTGCGGCTGCGCACCGGCGGCCGGCTGGCGAGCGGACGCTGGATCGAGATGCGCTTCACCGCCTCCGGTCCGGCCGATTCGCGCGGCCACTATCCGCTGATCGGCGTGCTGCGCGACATCGATGCCCAGGTCCAGCTCGAGCAGGCGCAGCGCGACGACATGATGAAGATGCGCTCGATCGTCGAATCGAGTGGCGCGCTGATCGCGCTGGTCGACGGCGAGCAGCGTGTCGTGCTCGCCAACCGCACCTTCCTCGACGCCGCCGGCAGGACTCTGGGGCAGGTCATCGGCCGGCGCTACGAGGAGGTCGTCGATTGCGGCGACGCCGCGCCGGCGCTCGCCGCCTGGCTCGCCGGCGAGCAGCGCGAGACCTTCGCCTTCGACCAGGTGATCCGCTCGGGCGGCCGGCGCCGCGTCGTGCGCGTCAGCGCCAGCCACGTGCACGACGTGGACGGGCGCGTGAACTACAGCCTGCTGCTGGGCGTCGACGAGACCGAGCGGCGTCAGGCCGAGACGCGCGCCATCGACGCCTCCAGGCTGGCGACGCTGGGCGAGATGGCCACCGGCATGGCGCACGAGATCAACCAGCCGCTGACCGTCGTGCAGTTCGCCGTCGACGCCATCGAGGCCGACCTCGAGGACAACCTGCATCGCGACGATCCCGAGACCTATGTCGCCGAGGCTGCGCGCCACATCGCACGCGTGCGCAACCAGGCGCAGCGCGCCGCCGGCATCGTGCGCCGCCTGCAGGGCTTCGCGCGGCGCGGCGACGAGGTGGCGCAGGCCTTCGACGTCGCCGAGGCGATCCGCGTCGGCGTCGACCTCGTGGCCGAGCAGATGCGGCTCGAGCGGATCGCGGTCGCGCTCGACCTGCCGGCCGACCTGCCGCCGGTGCACGGCCACGCCACCCGCCTGCAGCAGGTGGTGATCAACCTGATGATCAACGCGCGCGACGCCATCGTCGAGGCGCGCGCCGGCGCCGAAGGACCGGTGCGCCACGAACGCATCGACATCCGCGCCGCCCACGACATGAAGGCCGACCGGGTGGTGATCGAGATCGCCGACAGCGGCAGCGGCATCCCCGAGCACGTGCTGCCCCGTCTCTTCGAATCGTTCTTCACCACCAAGCCCAGGGGCAAGGGCACCGGGCTCGGCCTGTCGATCAGTACCGACATCGTCGCCGAGATGAAGGGCGCGATCACCGCCGAGAACCGCGCCCAGGGCGGCGCGCTGTTCCGGCTCAGCTTCCCCACGATCGAGCGGATCCCGGCCGCGGCGTGA
- a CDS encoding response regulator translates to MGGDTPVRGQSLTVDVENSINRRVFETSLDLIMVTDRGGRILRISPSVRALLGYAPAEVEGHVASDFIHPEDLDPTRSEMRVARKGRATRYFDCRYMHRDGHAVALNWTGVWSEADQHHFFIGRDMTEVNRIAGVLRQSQKMEAVGQLTGGLAHDFNNILLVILGNLDVIEEAHDIGEDTRAMLAEIGSAALRAAELTRQLLAFSRQQPLQPEITNLNELVAALGKLLRRTLGEQIVIDERLSPTLSPTVVDRTQFESALLNLCVNARDAMPLGGRLMVETGNVELDEDYAAENPDARPGRYAMLAVTDTGTGMSRQVLEHVFEPFFTTKEVGKGTGLGLSMVYGFIKQSHGHIKIYSEVGQGTSVKIYLPAAAGQHAEDAPARGAAPAGGGERVLLVEDDAQVRASVRRQLDSLGYRVSEVDSGEAARRLLGEDGAFAFDLVLSDVVMPGKVNGIQLAEAIARTRPDVRIILMSGYTENAMLQDGRLGEGTRLLIKPFRKVELAQALREALSAAR, encoded by the coding sequence ATGGGTGGGGATACGCCAGTTCGCGGGCAATCGCTGACGGTCGATGTCGAGAATTCGATCAACCGGCGCGTGTTCGAGACTTCGCTCGACCTGATCATGGTCACTGATCGCGGTGGCCGGATCCTGCGCATCAGTCCGAGCGTCAGGGCATTGCTCGGCTACGCCCCGGCCGAGGTCGAAGGCCACGTCGCCAGCGACTTCATCCACCCCGAGGATCTCGATCCGACCCGTTCGGAGATGCGGGTGGCGCGCAAGGGCCGCGCGACGCGCTATTTCGACTGCCGCTACATGCACCGCGACGGCCATGCCGTGGCCCTGAACTGGACCGGCGTGTGGTCGGAGGCGGACCAGCATCATTTCTTCATCGGCCGCGACATGACCGAGGTCAACCGCATCGCCGGCGTGCTGCGCCAGTCGCAGAAGATGGAGGCGGTCGGCCAGCTCACCGGCGGGCTGGCGCATGATTTCAACAACATCCTGCTGGTGATCCTGGGCAACCTCGACGTCATCGAGGAGGCGCACGACATCGGCGAGGACACGCGCGCCATGCTGGCCGAGATCGGCAGCGCCGCGCTGCGCGCCGCCGAGCTGACGCGCCAGCTGCTGGCCTTCTCGCGCCAGCAGCCGCTGCAGCCGGAAATCACCAACCTCAACGAGCTGGTCGCCGCGCTGGGCAAGCTGCTGCGCCGCACGCTGGGCGAGCAGATCGTCATCGACGAGCGGCTGAGCCCGACGCTGTCGCCCACGGTGGTCGATCGCACGCAGTTCGAGTCGGCGCTGCTCAATCTGTGCGTCAACGCGCGCGACGCCATGCCGCTTGGCGGGCGGCTGATGGTCGAGACCGGCAATGTCGAGCTCGACGAGGACTACGCGGCGGAGAACCCGGACGCCAGGCCCGGCCGCTACGCCATGCTGGCGGTGACCGATACCGGCACCGGCATGTCCCGGCAGGTGCTGGAGCACGTCTTCGAGCCGTTCTTCACCACCAAGGAAGTGGGCAAGGGCACCGGGCTCGGCCTGAGCATGGTCTACGGCTTCATCAAGCAGAGCCACGGCCACATCAAGATCTACAGCGAGGTCGGCCAGGGCACCTCGGTGAAGATCTACCTGCCGGCGGCCGCCGGGCAGCACGCCGAGGACGCGCCGGCCCGCGGCGCGGCGCCGGCCGGCGGCGGCGAGCGCGTGCTGCTGGTCGAGGACGACGCCCAGGTGCGCGCCAGCGTCCGCCGCCAGCTCGACAGTCTCGGCTACCGCGTGAGCGAGGTCGACAGCGGCGAGGCCGCGCGGCGCCTGCTGGGAGAGGACGGCGCCTTCGCCTTCGACCTCGTGCTGAGCGACGTGGTGATGCCGGGCAAGGTCAACGGCATCCAGCTCGCCGAGGCGATCGCGCGCACCCGGCCCGACGTGCGCATCATCCTGATGTCGGGCTACACCGAAAACGCGATGCTGCAGGACGGCCGGCTGGGTGAGGGCACCCGCCTGCTGATCAAGCCGTTCCGCAAGGTCGAGCTCGCCCAGGCGCTGCGCGAGGCGCTGTCGGCCGCGCGCTAG
- a CDS encoding MFS transporter, translating to MSDRTLPTVIVLGTTQTLAWASSYYLAAVLGDVIARDTGVSTQWFFAAFSAALLLSGFLGPRVGWRIDAVGGHSVLAISNVTFAAGLVLLALAEGPVLLGLAWLALGLGMGMGLYDAAFATLGRIYGKDARKPITGITLIAGFASTVGWPLTAWGIATIGWRDTCLAWAVAHMVLGLPLNLFLLPRPKITAEDRKAQDQPVPIDRTMVLLGIAFAFCWIVTGGIAAHCPRILEAAGATPAEAIAASALIGPAQVAARIFEASVLARFHPLVSARLATITHPIGALVVAFSGGGLIAGAFAVLHGLGNGIVTIARGTVPLALFGPQNYGYRLGIIGLPARMLQGVSPLLFAILIERWGAGVLIVSTALMLGALVSLLLVRIPKTNA from the coding sequence ATGTCCGATCGAACGCTGCCGACGGTCATCGTTCTCGGCACGACGCAAACCCTGGCCTGGGCCTCGAGCTACTACCTGGCGGCGGTGCTGGGCGACGTCATCGCGCGCGACACCGGCGTGTCGACGCAGTGGTTCTTCGCCGCCTTCTCGGCCGCGCTGCTGCTCTCGGGCTTTCTCGGGCCGCGCGTCGGGTGGCGCATCGACGCGGTCGGCGGCCACTCCGTGCTGGCGATCTCCAACGTCACCTTCGCCGCCGGCCTGGTGCTGCTGGCGCTGGCCGAGGGGCCGGTGCTGCTCGGCCTGGCCTGGCTGGCGCTCGGGCTGGGCATGGGCATGGGGCTCTACGACGCCGCCTTCGCCACCTTGGGCCGCATCTACGGCAAGGACGCGCGCAAGCCGATCACCGGCATCACCCTGATCGCCGGCTTCGCCAGCACCGTGGGCTGGCCGCTCACCGCCTGGGGCATCGCCACCATCGGCTGGCGTGACACCTGCCTCGCCTGGGCCGTCGCGCACATGGTGCTCGGCCTGCCGCTCAATCTCTTTCTGCTGCCCAGGCCGAAGATCACCGCCGAGGACCGCAAGGCGCAGGACCAGCCGGTGCCGATCGACCGCACCATGGTGCTGCTCGGCATCGCCTTCGCCTTCTGCTGGATCGTCACCGGCGGCATCGCCGCGCATTGCCCGCGCATCCTCGAGGCAGCCGGTGCGACGCCCGCCGAGGCGATCGCCGCCTCGGCGCTGATCGGCCCGGCGCAGGTCGCGGCGCGCATCTTCGAGGCCAGCGTGCTGGCGCGCTTCCATCCGCTGGTCTCGGCGAGGCTGGCGACCATCACCCATCCGATCGGCGCGCTGGTCGTGGCGTTCTCCGGCGGCGGGCTGATCGCCGGCGCCTTCGCCGTGCTGCACGGGCTGGGCAACGGCATCGTCACCATCGCGCGCGGCACGGTGCCGCTCGCATTGTTCGGGCCGCAGAACTACGGCTACCGCCTGGGCATCATCGGCCTGCCGGCGCGCATGCTGCAGGGCGTCTCGCCGCTGCTCTTCGCCATCCTGATCGAGCGCTGGGGCGCGGGCGTGCTGATCGTCTCGACGGCGCTGATGCTGGGGGCGCTGGTGTCGCTGCTGCTGGTGCGGATCCCGAAGACGAACGCCTGA
- a CDS encoding BrnA antitoxin family protein translates to MILAGRAGSGRPEPASLMERDAFALREQTRRLDADIAAWFKSHTPSDEGYQARINRALGEYAQGKASRSRHSRVRGRGRATSAYPRCSEDSATFGWPAPRISDSIPDSTRFPTSFLEHRRTATCCPVGSHIK, encoded by the coding sequence ATGATCCTCGCGGGCCGCGCAGGCTCCGGGCGGCCGGAGCCTGCTTCCTTGATGGAGCGAGATGCGTTTGCATTGCGGGAGCAGACCCGTCGGCTCGATGCCGACATTGCGGCCTGGTTCAAGAGCCACACGCCGTCCGATGAGGGGTATCAAGCACGCATCAATCGAGCGCTGGGTGAGTACGCGCAGGGAAAGGCAAGCCGGAGCCGGCACTCCCGGGTCCGAGGGCGCGGACGCGCGACGTCAGCGTATCCGCGATGCAGCGAAGACTCGGCGACCTTCGGGTGGCCTGCGCCACGCATATCCGATTCCATACCCGATAGTACCCGATTCCCCACTTCGTTCCTGGAGCACCGGCGTACGGCCACTTGCTGTCCCGTCGGGAGTCATATAAAGTGA
- a CDS encoding TetR/AcrR family transcriptional regulator, with amino-acid sequence MAHKPRSEMIAETRAKLVAAARHAFATVGYANASMDDFTAVAGLTRGALYHHFGDKKGLLEAVISEIDAEMNARLNAVSARAGSHWQGFVDECTAYIEMALEPEIQRIVMRDGPAVLGDPSRWPSQGECIRSMTASLRRLVENGTIVTIDPEATARLLSGASLHAAQWIANSAEPKATSKKAVKAFNVLLEGLLAKGCGPAARPRKGRDKAKASSKA; translated from the coding sequence ATGGCGCACAAACCACGCAGCGAGATGATCGCCGAAACCCGCGCCAAACTGGTCGCGGCGGCGCGCCACGCGTTCGCCACGGTTGGCTATGCGAATGCCTCGATGGATGATTTCACCGCCGTCGCCGGGCTGACGCGGGGTGCGCTCTATCACCATTTCGGCGACAAGAAGGGCCTTCTTGAAGCGGTCATCTCCGAGATCGATGCCGAAATGAACGCGCGGCTGAACGCCGTTTCCGCCAGGGCCGGCAGCCACTGGCAAGGTTTCGTCGACGAATGCACGGCCTATATCGAGATGGCGCTCGAGCCGGAGATCCAGCGCATCGTGATGCGAGATGGCCCTGCGGTGCTCGGCGATCCGTCGCGATGGCCGAGCCAGGGCGAATGCATCCGCTCCATGACTGCCAGCCTGCGAAGGCTGGTCGAGAACGGGACCATTGTCACGATCGATCCGGAAGCGACGGCGCGCCTGCTCAGCGGAGCCTCGCTGCATGCGGCGCAGTGGATCGCCAACTCTGCGGAACCGAAAGCCACCTCGAAAAAAGCGGTAAAGGCGTTCAACGTCCTGCTGGAGGGGCTGCTTGCGAAAGGTTGCGGGCCTGCGGCTCGGCCGCGGAAAGGGCGAGATAAAGCGAAAGCATCCTCAAAGGCCTAG
- a CDS encoding response regulator, protein MATGKLTILLVEDDTDILEEIAGYLRRRQYEVVTAPDFGSGRLALADEGRYPDVLVTDVHLPDGDGLDLLEHVNSRTPPPPRPRVIVMTGHLDAQKVGQAQRDGAETVLLKPFSLGTLLQQLRTGEA, encoded by the coding sequence ATGGCGACCGGCAAATTGACGATTCTACTGGTCGAGGACGACACCGACATCCTCGAGGAGATCGCGGGCTACCTGAGGCGACGGCAGTACGAGGTCGTGACCGCGCCGGATTTCGGCAGCGGCCGCCTGGCGCTGGCCGACGAGGGTCGCTACCCCGATGTCCTGGTCACCGACGTGCATCTGCCCGACGGCGACGGCCTGGACCTGCTCGAGCACGTCAACAGCCGCACGCCGCCGCCGCCCCGGCCGCGGGTGATCGTCATGACCGGCCATCTCGACGCGCAGAAGGTCGGCCAGGCCCAGCGCGACGGCGCCGAGACTGTTCTGCTCAAGCCGTTCAGCCTCGGCACGCTGCTGCAGCAGCTGCGCACCGGCGAAGCATGA
- a CDS encoding helix-turn-helix transcriptional regulator, producing MLRDDNELVERIYDTVEDLDALPDVLSLLCDRIGGRNAVFHVLSRKPGPVPFVSLYRVDPRATQTWSERHVDNLWARHMLAHPVCVPVAGDSFAPLDRMRRTGFYGEVLEPLDIAHGALFKTNDGPSSLVGFSIHRSADQGPFTRSELARTQRFLPHIRRAVQLRSVLERSQATERIALGALDQLTSAVLLVGRGGRVLFANASVSRLAAARDAIVLEDGTVRARHRAQNHLLLGLIASALNGGPGGALPLARESGRLPLSVLVSPLKGILASILAADARGSVAAIFLIDPERQAGPSVETLRALYGFTPTEARVALEIVKAGSIGTAALALKVAPETVRTHVKRIYAKTGVNRRSALVRLLAAADVLQPSPLMPHRALDES from the coding sequence ATGCTCAGGGACGACAACGAGCTCGTTGAGCGCATTTACGATACGGTCGAAGACCTCGACGCGCTGCCGGATGTGCTGTCCCTGTTGTGCGATCGGATCGGCGGCCGGAACGCTGTTTTTCACGTCTTGTCGAGGAAACCCGGCCCCGTGCCTTTCGTGAGTCTCTATCGCGTCGATCCCCGAGCGACGCAGACGTGGAGCGAGAGGCACGTTGACAATCTCTGGGCGCGGCACATGCTTGCACACCCGGTGTGCGTACCCGTGGCGGGCGATTCGTTTGCACCCCTCGACAGAATGCGCAGGACCGGGTTCTACGGCGAAGTTCTCGAACCTCTTGATATTGCCCACGGTGCGCTGTTCAAGACCAACGATGGTCCAAGCTCTCTGGTCGGCTTTTCGATCCACCGGTCGGCGGACCAGGGGCCGTTCACCCGCAGCGAGCTTGCGCGCACTCAACGGTTCCTGCCGCACATACGGCGCGCCGTGCAACTGCGCTCCGTGCTGGAACGCAGCCAGGCGACGGAGCGCATCGCACTCGGTGCGCTCGATCAGCTGACATCCGCCGTGCTTCTGGTCGGTCGCGGCGGGCGCGTCCTGTTCGCCAATGCGTCCGTTTCGCGACTCGCCGCGGCGCGCGATGCCATCGTGCTTGAGGATGGCACGGTCAGGGCCAGACACCGCGCCCAGAACCACCTGCTGCTTGGACTGATCGCTTCCGCCCTCAATGGCGGTCCGGGCGGTGCCCTGCCGTTGGCGCGCGAGTCCGGGCGGCTGCCGCTTTCCGTCCTGGTCAGCCCGCTCAAGGGCATCCTTGCGTCCATTCTCGCCGCCGATGCGCGCGGCAGTGTCGCCGCGATCTTCCTGATCGACCCGGAACGGCAGGCCGGACCGTCCGTGGAAACCCTGCGCGCGCTTTACGGCTTCACGCCAACCGAGGCGCGTGTTGCGCTGGAAATCGTCAAGGCGGGCAGCATCGGTACCGCTGCGCTCGCCCTGAAGGTCGCGCCCGAGACGGTGCGCACGCACGTCAAGCGCATCTACGCCAAGACCGGCGTGAACCGCAGGAGCGCGCTCGTTCGCCTGTTGGCGGCTGCCGACGTTCTGCAGCCCTCCCCGCTCATGCCCCACCGGGCTTTGGACGAGTCCTGA
- a CDS encoding MFS transporter, with protein MPNPYVAIFKARGAKGFAAAGFVARLPIAMAPIGIVAMLSQTRGEYWLAGAVSATFALANAFAAPQISRLVDRRGQAAVLAPATAISVAAFLVLIVAANQDWPAWTLFVSALAAAAMPSIPAMVRARWTGLFRDRPELITAFAFESVADELMYIAGASLSVGLSVALFPEAGMMVSTLLLAIGTAAFVLQRSTEPRVQPSAGGVGGSAIRQRPVQVITLALVFVGAIFATAEVSAVAITKALGQPGAASLVIGVYAVGSFIVGIILGALNLKMPLQRQLAVAVAIIALTTVPLLFADTVALLALAVFASGLAISPTFITAFGLVERRVPAAALTEGITWVMTGIGIGMALGSFAAGWAVDTFGPQNGFWVSVVAGAASLLTVLVGQRSLAGGRRDAPPECLAQPAE; from the coding sequence ATGCCCAACCCCTATGTCGCCATATTCAAGGCTCGCGGCGCCAAGGGCTTCGCCGCGGCCGGCTTCGTCGCCCGGCTGCCGATCGCCATGGCGCCGATCGGCATCGTCGCCATGCTGTCGCAGACCCGTGGCGAATACTGGCTCGCCGGCGCCGTCTCGGCCACCTTCGCGCTGGCCAACGCCTTCGCCGCGCCGCAGATTTCACGGCTGGTCGACCGCCGCGGCCAGGCCGCGGTGCTGGCACCGGCCACCGCGATCTCCGTGGCCGCCTTCCTGGTGCTGATCGTCGCCGCCAACCAGGACTGGCCGGCCTGGACGCTTTTCGTGTCGGCGCTGGCGGCGGCGGCAATGCCGAGCATTCCGGCAATGGTGCGGGCGCGCTGGACCGGACTCTTCCGCGACCGGCCCGAACTCATTACCGCCTTCGCCTTCGAATCGGTCGCCGACGAGTTGATGTATATCGCCGGCGCGTCGCTGTCGGTTGGCCTGAGCGTCGCGCTCTTCCCCGAGGCGGGGATGATGGTGAGCACGCTGCTCCTGGCCATCGGCACCGCCGCATTCGTCCTGCAGCGATCGACGGAGCCGCGCGTGCAGCCCTCGGCGGGCGGCGTGGGCGGTTCGGCGATCCGGCAGCGGCCCGTGCAGGTAATCACGCTCGCGCTGGTCTTCGTCGGCGCCATCTTCGCCACGGCGGAGGTGAGCGCGGTGGCGATCACCAAGGCGCTGGGCCAGCCGGGCGCGGCGAGCCTGGTCATCGGCGTCTATGCCGTCGGTTCCTTCATCGTCGGCATCATCCTGGGCGCGCTGAACCTGAAAATGCCGTTGCAGCGCCAACTCGCTGTGGCGGTCGCGATCATCGCGCTCACCACCGTGCCGCTGCTGTTTGCCGACACCGTGGCACTGCTCGCCCTCGCCGTGTTCGCCAGCGGACTGGCGATCTCGCCGACCTTCATCACCGCCTTCGGCCTGGTCGAGCGGCGCGTGCCGGCCGCGGCGCTGACGGAGGGCATCACCTGGGTGATGACGGGCATCGGCATCGGCATGGCGCTCGGCTCGTTCGCGGCCGGCTGGGCGGTGGACACCTTCGGCCCGCAGAACGGCTTCTGGGTCTCGGTGGTCGCCGGCGCGGCATCGCTCCTGACGGTGCTCGTCGGCCAGAGGAGCCTGGCGGGCGGGCGCCGCGACGCCCCGCCCGAATGCCTCGCGCAACCGGCGGAATGA